In Bacillus pumilus, the sequence AGTGATTTGCTGGATGTACCAGTAGAACGTCCAGAAATTAATGAAACGACGGCACTCGGTGCAGCCTATCTTGCGGGAATAGCAGTTGGCTTCTGGAACGACCGTTCAGACATTGCAAAACAATGGAACCTTGACAAGCGCTTTGACCCTAAGATGGAAGAGGGCAGCCGTGACTCGTTATACAGCGGGTGGAAAAAGGCTGTAAAAGCAGCTCAAGCTTTCAAATAAACAAAAAGTATGGTATACTTCAAGTAAGTTAATAGAACGGTTGGAGAACTGGAGAGACCGCAGGCACCGAAGTGTAGAAATACGCTTTGGGTGTTTGCGGTCTCTTTTTCTTTACCGTACAACATGGGAGGAACAAGAGATGACTTTTTCTAGCTTAGAAAGAGAACAAATGCTGCAGGAAATGACAAAAAAACCATATGATGTGTTTATCATTGGTGGGGGTATTACAGGCGCAGGTACAGCACTTGATGCGGCTTCACGCGGGATGCGTGTCGGTCTTGCGGAAATGCAAGATTTCGCAGCAGGTACGTCTAGCCGCTCAACGAAACTCGTGCACGGTGGACTTCGTTATTTAAAGCAATTTGAAGTGAAGATGGTGGCAGAGGTCGGTAAAGAACGTGCCATTGTATATGAAAATGGTCCGCATGTGACAACGCCAGAATGGATGCTTCTTCCGATGCATAAAGGCGGTACATTTGGTAAGTTTTCAACATCAATTGGTCTAAGAGTGTATGACTTTTTAGCTGGAGTAAAGCATAACGAACGCAGAAGCATGCTCAGTGCGAAAGAAACACTTGCCAAAGAACCGCTTGTGAAAAAGGACGGCTTAAAAGGCGGCGGCTACTATGTTGAATACCGTACAGATGATGCACGCCTCACAATTGAAGTCATGAAAGAGGCAGTGAAATTTGGTGCAGAAGCTGTCAACTATGCGAAAGTAAAAGAATTTATCTATGATAAAGGAAAAGTTGTCGGCGTTGTCATTGAAGATGTCATGACGGAGAAAACATATGATGTGTATGCGAAGAAGATTGTCAATGCGACAGGTCCATGGGTAGATCAGCTAAGAGACAAGGACCATTCAAAAGAAGGGAAGCACTTACAGCATACAAAAGGAATTCACTTAGTATTCGACCAATCGGTTTTCCCGTTAAAACAAGCGATCTATTTCGACACGCCTGACAAACGCATGGTCTTTGCGATTCCGAGAGAAGGCAAAACGTACGTTGGAACAACAGATACGGTATACAAAAAACAGCTGGAACATCCGCGTATGACAAAAGCAGATCGTGATTATGTCATCCAAGCGATTCAGTACATGTTCCCAGATCTCAACATTACGGAAAAAGATGTTGAATCCAACTGGGCCGGTCTTCGTCCGCTCATTCATGAAGAAGGAAAAGACCCTTCAGAAATTTCTCGTAAGGATGAGGTATGGACATCATCTTCAGGCTTAATCACCATCGCTGGTGGTAAATTAACAGGCTACCGTAAAATGGCTGAGCACATTGTGAATCTTGTACGTGATGGACTGAAAGAAGAAACTGGAAAAGATTATGGATCATGTAAAACCAAACATATGCCAATTTCAGGTGGGCATGTAGGCGGTTCTAAAAATATGGCATCCTTTGTTCAAGCGAAAACGGCAGAAGGAGCATCCGTTGGTTTAACAGAACCGATTGCTCAAAAACTAGCTGAAAAATATGGCTCAAACGTCAGCAGTCTCTTCCAGCGTGTGGAGGAGCTTCAAGGCGAAGCAGACAAACGAAACATTCCAGCGTACGTACTGGCAGAGCTTGTCTATGCAATCGAAGAAGAACTAGCCGTTACACCTGTCGATTTCTTCTTAAGAAGAACAGGAAGCCTATTATTTAATATCAACTGGGCAAAAAAATATGCACAGCCTGTCGTTGACTATATGGCAGATCGATTTGGCTGGGATGAAGCGACAAAACAAAAACATCAAACAGAATTAGATCAACTATTCCATGAAGCAGTCGTACCGCTTGATGCCGAATAAGAGAAAAGCCGATCGTGTATCGGCTTTTTTTATTTGTTCATCATTTTTCCATCTGCCAATGATATAGCATGACATAAAGGTTGATTCCATATAAAATAACAGTAGATATTATTTTATTGATGAAAAGAACTGGGAGGACGATCATGAGTTGGAATACGAATTATGAGCGATGGATCAATGAGAAGCACCTGGATACTGAACTAAGGGAATGGCTAGAGGCGCATCGAGATGATCATCAAGCTCTTGAAGACTGCTTCTATAAAAACCTTGAGTTCGGAACTGGAGGAATGCGCGGAGAAATTGGTGCAGGAACGAACCGAATGAATGTCTACACCGTTCGTAAAGCATCAGCGGGTCTTGCTGCGTATATTGCGAAACATGGAGAGGATGCAAAAAGAAGAGGCGTCGCCATTGCATATGATTCACGCCATAAATCTCCTGAATTCGCGATGGAAGCAGCCAAAACGCTTGCTTCACAAGGCATTCAAACGTACGTATTTGACGAACTGCGTCCGACACCAGAACTTTCCTTTGCTGTTCGGGAGCTGAAAGCATTTGCTGGTATCGTCGTGACAGCAAGTCACAATCCACCAGAATATAATGGCTATAAAGTATATGGAGAAGATGGCGGCCAGCTGCCTCCATTTGAAGCAGATCAAGTCATTAAAGAAGTAGATGCAATTGAAAATGAACTGGCGATTTCAGTAGAGTCAGAAGAAACGTTGAAACAAAATGGGCTCATCCATATGATTGGAGAAGAAATTGATCGTGCTTATATTGAAAAATTAAAAACCATCAGTGTGCATCCTGAGCTTGCAGATGAAGTCGATGTCAAAGTGGTGTTTACCCCGCTTCATGGTACAGCCAATCAACCTGTCCGAAATGGGCTTCAGGCTCTTGGCTATCAGCATGTGACCGTTGTGCCTGAACAGGAAAAACCAGATCCGCAATTTTCAACGGTGACATCGCCAAATCCAGAGGAGCATGCAGCGTTTGAATATGCCATGAAACTTGGTGAAAAGCAGAATGCCGATATCCTCATTGCAACAGATCCTGATGCAGATAGGTTAGGCATTGCCGTCAGAGATCATGAGGGAGAATTTACAGTCTTAACAGGGAACCAAACAGGAGCGCTGCTGCTTCATTATTTATTGTCCGAAAAACAAAAGCTAGGTCAGCTGCCGCCTCGTCCAGTTGTGATGAAAACAATAGTTACAAGTGAGCTTGGGCGTGCTGTCGCATCAGCATTTGGTGCGGACACCATTGACACACTTACTGGCTTTAAATTTATTGGAGAAAAAATCAAGCAATTTGAAGAAAGTGGAGAATACACGTTTCAATTCGGTTATGAAGAGAGCTATGGCTATTTGATCGGTGATTTTGCCAGAGATAAAGATGCGGTGCAAGCAGCGCTGTTAGCCGTTGAAGTCGCTGCTT encodes:
- a CDS encoding phospho-sugar mutase, with translation MSWNTNYERWINEKHLDTELREWLEAHRDDHQALEDCFYKNLEFGTGGMRGEIGAGTNRMNVYTVRKASAGLAAYIAKHGEDAKRRGVAIAYDSRHKSPEFAMEAAKTLASQGIQTYVFDELRPTPELSFAVRELKAFAGIVVTASHNPPEYNGYKVYGEDGGQLPPFEADQVIKEVDAIENELAISVESEETLKQNGLIHMIGEEIDRAYIEKLKTISVHPELADEVDVKVVFTPLHGTANQPVRNGLQALGYQHVTVVPEQEKPDPQFSTVTSPNPEEHAAFEYAMKLGEKQNADILIATDPDADRLGIAVRDHEGEFTVLTGNQTGALLLHYLLSEKQKLGQLPPRPVVMKTIVTSELGRAVASAFGADTIDTLTGFKFIGEKIKQFEESGEYTFQFGYEESYGYLIGDFARDKDAVQAALLAVEVAAFYKKQGKSLYDALVDIFKEFGFYREGLKSLTLKGKEGAEQISAILHTFRTNPPAAIAGQRITVIEDYQSSQRHLVTEKKEETIHLPASNVLKYFLEDGSWFCLRPSGTEPKVKFYIAVKGSSLTDSEEKLKHLSEEVMKVVYDIVEETAK
- the glpD gene encoding glycerol-3-phosphate dehydrogenase, whose product is MTFSSLEREQMLQEMTKKPYDVFIIGGGITGAGTALDAASRGMRVGLAEMQDFAAGTSSRSTKLVHGGLRYLKQFEVKMVAEVGKERAIVYENGPHVTTPEWMLLPMHKGGTFGKFSTSIGLRVYDFLAGVKHNERRSMLSAKETLAKEPLVKKDGLKGGGYYVEYRTDDARLTIEVMKEAVKFGAEAVNYAKVKEFIYDKGKVVGVVIEDVMTEKTYDVYAKKIVNATGPWVDQLRDKDHSKEGKHLQHTKGIHLVFDQSVFPLKQAIYFDTPDKRMVFAIPREGKTYVGTTDTVYKKQLEHPRMTKADRDYVIQAIQYMFPDLNITEKDVESNWAGLRPLIHEEGKDPSEISRKDEVWTSSSGLITIAGGKLTGYRKMAEHIVNLVRDGLKEETGKDYGSCKTKHMPISGGHVGGSKNMASFVQAKTAEGASVGLTEPIAQKLAEKYGSNVSSLFQRVEELQGEADKRNIPAYVLAELVYAIEEELAVTPVDFFLRRTGSLLFNINWAKKYAQPVVDYMADRFGWDEATKQKHQTELDQLFHEAVVPLDAE